A genomic stretch from Hermetia illucens chromosome 7, iHerIll2.2.curated.20191125, whole genome shotgun sequence includes:
- the LOC119660974 gene encoding zinc-type alcohol dehydrogenase-like protein C1773.06c isoform X2 — MNKLCRQVSIESPGPTMKDCVFSFIVPVPDTPPKGARIKIVCAGACYRRHRSPSISSISSVSSELSDYNVPIAAQTTPSAQQTSPAHQGIRDGAIFPGFEVAGVIETLGSELGPDCGFTVGQRVVIYPFDEAPNGYAELICVPDLKYLIPIPDSLPISVAAMLPTGALLAMSAVLQAHEIASELLKERGNDTICKMLIVGTGGLALWAVRIAQYHFHNSDYSRGRFDITVASLKDEGFMLAKEIENVKVVQWNEDLYEKQLIERTKDACNGLVDIVIDFGTTSRSLHRSMQCLTKGGVVLINDEVAEKLLPKFARLAEEREQKIEAVANGSIEQLHEVVKLVASGEIKPPPHSIFPCEQASEVVRKLCASEIPGRAILRFHDID; from the exons ATGAATAAGTTATGCAGACAAGTATCTATCGAGTCTCCTGGTCCAACAATGAAAGATTGCGTGTTCAGTTTTATTGTACCAGTACCAGATACACCTCCAAAAGGTGCACGCATTAAAATTGTATGCGCAGGAGCTTGCTATCGTCGTCATCGTTCACCATCGATTTCATCAATTTCCAGTGTATCGTCTGAACTCAGCGATTACAATGTACCAATTGCAGCACAAACAACCCCATCTGCACAGCAGACTAGCCCAGCACATCAAGGTATTCGAGACGGGGCCATTTTCCCAGGTTTTGAAGTGGCCGGTGTCATTGAAACATTAGGAAGTGAATTGGGTCCTGATTGTGGATTTACGGTTGGTCAACGTGTTGTAATCTATCCATTTGATGAAGCGCCTAATGGTTATGCTGAACTGATTTGTGTACCAGACTTGAAGTATTTAATTCCAATACCTGATAGTTTGCCTATTAGCGTTGCAGCTATGCTTCCAACCGGTGCACTTTTGGCTATGAGTGCAGTTCTTCAGGCTCATGAAATTGCCAGTGAATTACTAAAAGAACGCGGTAATGATACGATTTGTAAAATGCTGATTGTGGGAACCGGTGGACTGGCCCTTTGGGCTGTACGAATCGCCCAATATCATTTTCACAATTCAGATTATAGCCGTGGCAGATTTGATATAACTGTTGCTAGTTTAAAGGATGAAGGCTTCATGTTAGCCAAAGAAATTGAGAA CGTTAAAGTTGTACAATGGAATGAAGACTTGTATGAGAAGCAACTAATTGAAAGAACTAAAGATGCATGCAATGGTCTAGTGGATATTGTTATTGATTTCGGAACCACATCAAGAAGTCTTCATAGATCAATGCAATGTCTAACGAAG GGAGGCGTAGTGCTAATAAATGATGAAGTTGCTGAAAAACTTCTTCCGAAATTTGCACGCCTTGCCGAGGAGCGCGAGCAAAAAATTGAAGCAGTTGCTAATGGGTCAATTGAACAATTACACGAGGTAGTGAAGTTGGTTGCATCAGGCGAG ATCAAGCCACCACCTCATTCAATTTTCCCATGTGAACAAGCATCGGAAGTAGTTCGTAAATTATGCGCATCAGAAATTCCAGGACGTGCTATACTCCGATTTCATGACATTGACTAA
- the LOC119660974 gene encoding zinc-type alcohol dehydrogenase-like protein C1773.06c isoform X1 → MSVDVAAHPEEFRPDVLKRTMNKLCRQVSIESPGPTMKDCVFSFIVPVPDTPPKGARIKIVCAGACYRRHRSPSISSISSVSSELSDYNVPIAAQTTPSAQQTSPAHQGIRDGAIFPGFEVAGVIETLGSELGPDCGFTVGQRVVIYPFDEAPNGYAELICVPDLKYLIPIPDSLPISVAAMLPTGALLAMSAVLQAHEIASELLKERGNDTICKMLIVGTGGLALWAVRIAQYHFHNSDYSRGRFDITVASLKDEGFMLAKEIENVKVVQWNEDLYEKQLIERTKDACNGLVDIVIDFGTTSRSLHRSMQCLTKGGVVLINDEVAEKLLPKFARLAEEREQKIEAVANGSIEQLHEVVKLVASGEIKPPPHSIFPCEQASEVVRKLCASEIPGRAILRFHDID, encoded by the exons accgGACGTACTAAAAAGAACCATGAATAAGTTATGCAGACAAGTATCTATCGAGTCTCCTGGTCCAACAATGAAAGATTGCGTGTTCAGTTTTATTGTACCAGTACCAGATACACCTCCAAAAGGTGCACGCATTAAAATTGTATGCGCAGGAGCTTGCTATCGTCGTCATCGTTCACCATCGATTTCATCAATTTCCAGTGTATCGTCTGAACTCAGCGATTACAATGTACCAATTGCAGCACAAACAACCCCATCTGCACAGCAGACTAGCCCAGCACATCAAGGTATTCGAGACGGGGCCATTTTCCCAGGTTTTGAAGTGGCCGGTGTCATTGAAACATTAGGAAGTGAATTGGGTCCTGATTGTGGATTTACGGTTGGTCAACGTGTTGTAATCTATCCATTTGATGAAGCGCCTAATGGTTATGCTGAACTGATTTGTGTACCAGACTTGAAGTATTTAATTCCAATACCTGATAGTTTGCCTATTAGCGTTGCAGCTATGCTTCCAACCGGTGCACTTTTGGCTATGAGTGCAGTTCTTCAGGCTCATGAAATTGCCAGTGAATTACTAAAAGAACGCGGTAATGATACGATTTGTAAAATGCTGATTGTGGGAACCGGTGGACTGGCCCTTTGGGCTGTACGAATCGCCCAATATCATTTTCACAATTCAGATTATAGCCGTGGCAGATTTGATATAACTGTTGCTAGTTTAAAGGATGAAGGCTTCATGTTAGCCAAAGAAATTGAGAA CGTTAAAGTTGTACAATGGAATGAAGACTTGTATGAGAAGCAACTAATTGAAAGAACTAAAGATGCATGCAATGGTCTAGTGGATATTGTTATTGATTTCGGAACCACATCAAGAAGTCTTCATAGATCAATGCAATGTCTAACGAAG GGAGGCGTAGTGCTAATAAATGATGAAGTTGCTGAAAAACTTCTTCCGAAATTTGCACGCCTTGCCGAGGAGCGCGAGCAAAAAATTGAAGCAGTTGCTAATGGGTCAATTGAACAATTACACGAGGTAGTGAAGTTGGTTGCATCAGGCGAG ATCAAGCCACCACCTCATTCAATTTTCCCATGTGAACAAGCATCGGAAGTAGTTCGTAAATTATGCGCATCAGAAATTCCAGGACGTGCTATACTCCGATTTCATGACATTGACTAA